One genomic segment of Nothobranchius furzeri strain GRZ-AD chromosome 10, NfurGRZ-RIMD1, whole genome shotgun sequence includes these proteins:
- the epd gene encoding ependymin: MFATIVLFVSICLTSGSRADHHQHCHSPNMTGLMRVMTLKGEMRAVGAFTYDSVGKKLRFRSNESHPANSSLGLDLLMLFEEGIFYEIDSKNQSCEKKKLQMDLHPLDIPDDATFSCTLTSGSLSIEGEGLKVNIWTGSLTNMKGSYSMSVTMGCLPVSTFYFTETTSFYFSNTDVELEVKDPDLLVVPSFCHGKPLEETPEGTVNSFLNEFM, from the exons ATGTTTGCAACTATAGTGCTTTTTGTTTCCATTTGCTTGACCAGCGGCAGCCGtgcagaccaccaccagcactgTC ATTCCCCCAACATGACTGGATTAATGCGAGTG ATGACCCTAAAGGGTGAGATGAGAGCAGTCGGTGCATTCACTTATGATTCGGTGGGTAAGAAACTGCGGTTCAGATCCAACGAGAGCCACCCCGCAAACTCCTCCCTTGGTTTGGACCTGCTGATGCTCTTTGAAGAG gGGATTTTTTACGAGATTGACAGCAAAAACCAGAGCTGTGAGAAAAAGAAACTGCAAATGGACTTGCATCCGCTGGACATCCCTGACGACGCCACGTTTTCCTGCACGCTGACCTCTGGGAGCCTGTCCATTGAAGGAGAGGGGCTGAAAGTCAACATCTGGACAGGATCACTGACCAACATGAAAG GCTCCTACTCCATGTCTGTAACTATGGGATGTTTGCCTGTCAGCACTTTCTATTTCACTGAAACCACCTCATTCTATTTCAG CAACACGGATGTTGAACTTGAGGTCAAGGATCCAGATCTCCTTGTGGTTCCCTCATTTTGTCATGGAAAGCCTTTGGAGGAGACTCCTGAGGGGACAGTAAACAGTTTCCTGAATGAGTTCATGTAG